A genomic segment from Candidatus Binatia bacterium encodes:
- a CDS encoding nucleotidyltransferase domain-containing protein translates to MDPQPQIVRLLRQAAHDADILAVMLYGSAARGDASAASDVDVCLVLTRERRTAAQMSAKRLEYLAEVDLDVQVFQQLPLYIRQRVLKDGRLLLVRDEDRLYELAFRTIQAFEDFRSRYHAYLNEVAHA, encoded by the coding sequence ATGGATCCACAACCGCAGATCGTGCGGTTGCTGCGGCAGGCGGCCCACGATGCGGATATCCTGGCGGTGATGCTGTACGGAAGCGCCGCACGGGGTGACGCTTCCGCCGCGTCGGATGTCGACGTCTGCCTGGTGCTGACGCGGGAACGACGCACCGCCGCCCAGATGTCGGCGAAGCGGCTGGAGTACTTGGCGGAGGTCGATCTCGATGTTCAGGTGTTTCAGCAGCTACCATTGTACATTCGCCAGCGAGTGCTGAAGGACGGCCGGCTCTTGTTGGTCCGCGACGAAGACCGACTCTACGAGCTGGCGTTCCGAACGATACAGGCCTTCGAGGATTTTCGATCGCGCTACCACGCGTATTTGAATGAGGTAGCGCATGCTTGA
- a CDS encoding ribbon-helix-helix protein, CopG family has product MKTAVSIPDEVFEEVERLARRMKRSRSETYSRALAEYVARHAPNRVTEAMNRALAEIAEPTDRFVRAASRRVLGRSQW; this is encoded by the coding sequence ATGAAAACTGCGGTATCCATCCCGGATGAGGTGTTTGAGGAGGTGGAACGGCTGGCGCGGCGGATGAAGCGATCGCGCAGCGAGACGTACAGCCGAGCCCTGGCTGAGTACGTGGCCCGTCACGCTCCGAACCGCGTGACGGAGGCTATGAACCGGGCGCTGGCCGAGATCGCCGAACCGACAGACCGCTTCGTGCGCGCCGCGTCCCGGCGTGTCCTGGGGCGCAGCCAATGGTGA
- a CDS encoding PIN domain-containing protein, producing the protein MTASVVVLDSDTLSELSRGNPRVRARAAEYLSEHGALTITAISVFERLRGYREAIRNGKPFAEHLGRFQALVATCRVLPVDEVVADHAAILWAGLSKRARHALGDILIAATASAFALPLVTRNRRDFFPMTQIEGVQLMLTDWSR; encoded by the coding sequence ATGACCGCGAGCGTCGTCGTACTCGACTCGGATACGCTCTCCGAGCTGTCACGCGGCAACCCGAGAGTGCGTGCCCGCGCAGCGGAGTACCTTTCAGAGCACGGCGCCCTCACCATCACCGCCATCAGCGTCTTCGAGCGCCTGCGCGGCTACCGCGAGGCGATTCGGAATGGGAAGCCGTTCGCCGAGCACCTCGGCAGGTTCCAGGCCCTCGTTGCGACGTGTCGGGTCCTGCCGGTCGACGAAGTGGTCGCCGATCACGCCGCGATACTCTGGGCCGGCCTCAGCAAGCGCGCACGCCACGCGCTCGGGGATATCCTGATTGCCGCGACGGCGAGCGCATTTGCGTTGCCGCTGGTGACGCGCAATCGTCGCGACTTCTTTCCAATGACGCAGATCGAAGGTGTTCAGCTCATGTTGACCGACTGGAGTCGGTGA
- a CDS encoding ATP-binding protein — protein MVFSRTAEGQPAQVLAVARDVTASKQLEEHERRRRDEVARAERLSLADELAVNLAHEFGQPLTAISSYADSCAMRLEDGGCEPADCSYALSQISAQAKRAGAIIRRLREFVRKGERRRDRVDLNTVIEEATHFCAPEARQRNITIALDLQPELPPVEGDPVQIDQVILNLMRNGIEALAGADATEGLPPRLTIRTSSADGRSVAVTVHDNGKGLPAEDSEQVFVPFYTSKPDGMGMGLAISRSIIEDHGGRLWATPNAGRGTTFHVHLPAAGASSPLKNATPASTGCQ, from the coding sequence GTGGTGTTCAGCCGCACGGCCGAGGGGCAGCCCGCGCAGGTCCTCGCAGTGGCGCGGGACGTGACGGCTAGCAAGCAACTGGAGGAACACGAACGGCGGCGGCGCGATGAGGTGGCCCGTGCAGAGCGCCTGAGCCTGGCGGACGAGCTGGCGGTCAATCTGGCGCACGAGTTCGGCCAACCGCTCACCGCGATCAGCAGCTATGCCGACAGCTGCGCCATGCGTCTTGAGGACGGCGGTTGCGAGCCGGCCGACTGTTCGTATGCGCTGTCGCAGATCTCGGCGCAGGCGAAGCGCGCCGGCGCCATCATTCGCCGCCTGCGCGAATTCGTGCGCAAGGGCGAGCGCCGGCGCGATCGCGTCGATCTCAACACGGTGATCGAAGAAGCCACCCACTTCTGCGCGCCCGAGGCGCGACAGCGCAACATCACGATCGCCCTCGATCTGCAGCCCGAGCTGCCGCCGGTCGAAGGCGATCCTGTCCAGATCGACCAGGTCATCCTGAACCTGATGCGCAACGGGATCGAGGCGCTGGCCGGCGCCGATGCGACGGAAGGGCTTCCGCCCCGCCTGACCATTCGCACCTCGTCGGCCGACGGTCGCAGCGTCGCGGTGACCGTGCACGACAACGGGAAGGGATTGCCGGCGGAAGACAGCGAGCAAGTGTTCGTTCCATTTTACACCAGCAAGCCGGACGGCATGGGGATGGGTCTGGCCATCAGCCGCTCCATCATCGAGGACCACGGCGGGCGCCTGTGGGCGACGCCCAACGCGGGCCGCGGCACAACATTCCACGTGCACTTGCCGGCTGCAGGGGCGAGCAGCCCGCTGAAAAACGCCACCCCTGCTTCGACGGGCTGCCAATGA
- a CDS encoding PAS domain-containing protein → MNTAARLRRRHGVLPLAGALALVASVAWLDDLTGPHFLLEPVYLIPVSLAAWYSGRRSGAIVACAAALAWFVAQLSSAPQFADPLVAIWNGALHLGSFVLLGEFVCRLHAARADLTASVTRRNVDLAEQRRLAARVAEAMPAILYIWDLTTERISYINGHVTAVLGLTPAEVLETERADLAALVHPEDAARAAGEFDQAVASLADADAYDVDVRVRGRDDSWH, encoded by the coding sequence ATGAACACCGCGGCGCGCCTGAGGCGGCGGCACGGCGTGCTGCCCCTGGCCGGCGCGTTGGCGCTGGTGGCGAGCGTCGCGTGGCTCGACGACCTGACCGGACCGCATTTTCTGCTGGAGCCGGTGTACTTGATTCCCGTATCGCTCGCTGCCTGGTACTCGGGCCGGCGCAGCGGGGCGATAGTTGCCTGTGCGGCCGCGCTCGCTTGGTTTGTCGCCCAGCTCTCGTCGGCGCCCCAGTTTGCCGATCCGCTGGTGGCGATCTGGAACGGCGCGCTGCACTTGGGGAGCTTCGTGCTCCTCGGTGAATTCGTCTGCCGTTTGCACGCGGCCCGTGCCGACCTGACAGCCAGCGTGACACGAAGAAACGTGGATCTGGCGGAGCAACGGCGTCTGGCCGCACGGGTCGCTGAGGCCATGCCGGCGATCCTCTACATCTGGGACCTCACCACCGAGCGAATCTCCTACATCAATGGCCACGTGACGGCCGTGCTCGGGCTCACGCCCGCCGAGGTTCTGGAAACGGAGCGGGCGGACCTGGCTGCACTTGTCCACCCGGAAGACGCGGCACGCGCCGCCGGCGAGTTCGACCAGGCAGTAGCGAGTCTGGCGGACGCCGATGCGTATGACGTCGATGTGCGCGTCCGCGGCCGCGACGACTCCTGGCACTGA
- a CDS encoding PIN domain-containing protein: MIIDTTILVDLLRGSTKARSFLSRVPPAERMVSAVTVAELVEGCRNRREVAVLDRELHLYKIVWIDEPPSQPIAA; the protein is encoded by the coding sequence ATGATCATCGACACGACCATCCTGGTGGACCTGCTGCGCGGCTCGACGAAGGCGAGGAGTTTTCTCAGTCGCGTCCCTCCAGCGGAGAGAATGGTCTCCGCCGTCACGGTGGCGGAGCTGGTCGAGGGTTGCCGCAACCGCCGAGAGGTTGCCGTGCTGGATCGGGAGCTGCATCTGTACAAGATCGTCTGGATCGACGAACCACCATCCCAGCCCATAGCAGCGTAG
- a CDS encoding response regulator has product MELFAGARAFLRAYDAARPGCLVLDVRMPGMSGPELQAELAARGITLPIILLSAYGTVPVAVSALRAGAFDFIEKPYDARHLLARIREAVAADQQAREQRAAGTEVETRLSRLTPREREVLRRLLAGEANKWVATEIGISPRTVEVYRARILHKLGAKSMLELARLLPH; this is encoded by the coding sequence GTGGAACTGTTCGCCGGCGCCCGGGCTTTTCTCCGCGCCTACGATGCGGCCCGCCCCGGCTGCTTGGTGCTCGACGTGCGGATGCCGGGGATGAGCGGGCCCGAGTTGCAGGCGGAGCTGGCCGCGCGCGGGATTACGTTGCCCATCATTTTGCTCAGTGCGTACGGAACGGTGCCGGTCGCCGTATCCGCGCTGCGGGCAGGGGCGTTCGACTTCATCGAGAAACCGTACGATGCGCGGCACTTGCTGGCGCGTATTCGGGAGGCGGTGGCCGCTGACCAGCAGGCACGCGAGCAGCGTGCCGCGGGCACGGAAGTCGAGACGCGCCTCTCGCGCCTGACGCCGCGTGAGCGCGAGGTGCTGCGGCGACTCCTGGCGGGGGAGGCGAACAAATGGGTCGCCACTGAGATCGGCATCAGCCCGCGCACGGTCGAGGTCTACCGTGCGCGCATCCTGCATAAACTCGGGGCCAAGTCGATGCTGGAACTTGCCCGGTTGCTGCCGCACTAG
- a CDS encoding DUF86 domain-containing protein, whose translation MLDRERILAKLDELDGYLRELREIAPANIADYRKVEKKRSCERLLQIAIECVIDVGNLLISGLRLGLPAEEDDILDKLERASIISAEMIAVLKRMKGCRNILVHDYARVNDEIIFEAVSRKLGDFDAFRREVISALERY comes from the coding sequence ATGCTTGATCGCGAGCGCATCCTGGCTAAGCTCGACGAGTTGGATGGGTACCTGCGTGAGCTGCGGGAGATCGCGCCGGCGAACATCGCCGACTATCGCAAGGTCGAAAAGAAACGGTCATGTGAACGACTGCTCCAGATCGCCATCGAATGCGTCATCGATGTTGGTAACTTGTTGATCTCCGGGCTGCGACTCGGGTTGCCCGCCGAGGAAGATGACATCCTCGACAAGCTGGAGCGAGCAAGTATCATCTCGGCCGAAATGATTGCGGTGCTCAAGCGGATGAAGGGGTGCCGGAACATCCTCGTGCACGACTACGCCCGCGTGAACGATGAGATCATCTTCGAAGCCGTCAGCAGAAAGCTCGGGGACTTCGATGCGTTCAGGCGCGAGGTGATCTCAGCGCTCGAACGGTATTGA
- a CDS encoding transposase — protein MDADQLDFTGMFHRNVLMVCSRTHHRRRSIRLPGYDYARPGAYFVTVCTGDRVCLFGTVVDGEIRLNETGQMVRAEWMRSVEIRREISLDEFVVMPNHLHGIIFIHAGQGTGATDVVAASVGATGRSPVQAAVRRWTTRSGPPRRSLGSFVAGFKSAATMRINALRGLPGMPVWQRNYYEHVIRDESELQRIREYIRQNPLQWAIDRENPEAAARDVLEPWEPQAR, from the coding sequence GCAGTCGTACGCATCATCGACGTCGGTCGATCCGTCTGCCCGGGTACGATTACGCCAGACCAGGCGCATATTTTGTGACGGTCTGCACCGGGGATCGCGTTTGCCTGTTTGGTACGGTGGTCGACGGAGAGATACGTCTGAACGAAACGGGACAGATGGTTCGGGCTGAATGGATGCGTTCCGTCGAGATTCGCCGCGAAATATCGCTCGACGAATTTGTGGTGATGCCGAATCATCTCCACGGCATCATCTTCATTCACGCAGGTCAAGGCACAGGTGCAACAGACGTGGTGGCGGCAAGCGTAGGGGCGACCGGCCGGTCGCCCGTACAGGCGGCGGTGCGGCGCTGGACCACACGGTCTGGCCCTCCACGCCGATCGCTCGGGTCGTTTGTCGCTGGCTTCAAATCAGCCGCGACGATGCGCATCAACGCGTTGCGTGGACTGCCAGGAATGCCGGTATGGCAGCGGAACTATTACGAGCACGTGATCCGCGATGAATCGGAGCTTCAACGCATTCGCGAATACATTCGGCAGAACCCGTTACAGTGGGCCATCGACCGTGAGAATCCTGAAGCCGCAGCACGCGATGTGCTGGAACCATGGGAACCTCAGGCCCGGTGA